A single genomic interval of Sphingobium sp. EM0848 harbors:
- a CDS encoding coniferyl aldehyde dehydrogenase: MADFNPRDCSGSRGAAGGVSSGSPAVVHDPKDASDQDASDKDMVSLLEQQRAAFLWVGAPNLRDRKAKLAGLRAAVLACRAHIGEAISADFGHRSRHETDIMEVMGVIQTIDYLTRNLKRFMKPERRHVALPYRAGRAWVEYQPKGVIGVMAPWNYPFSLTIIPLVTALAAGNRAMLKPSELMPRTSEVIRQMLADAFSEDEVAVVLGGPEVGAAFSALPFDHLFFTGSTQVGRKVMQAASHNLVPVTLELGGKSPAIVARGSVNARSIESIVFGKLSNAGQTCVAPDYALVHEDDLDIFVTLYDKAVSRIYPDGPTGRDYVSIVSDRHYDRLKGLVEDARNAGARIVEAGRKPEAAVERGRTIAPTLVIGADDGSAIMREEIFGPILPVRTYRSIDEVIGHVNGRPRPLALYYFGPEDADCAKLLASTTSGNVGINNTLLHVAQDDLPFGGIGPSGMGAYHGIEGFRTMSHAKGVFAQSRWNLPSLLRAPYGRLADWTLRSMFGPTAK; the protein is encoded by the coding sequence GTGGCTGATTTCAACCCGCGGGATTGTTCCGGCTCCCGTGGAGCGGCCGGCGGGGTTTCTTCCGGGAGCCCGGCTGTCGTTCACGATCCGAAGGATGCGTCAGATCAGGATGCGTCAGATAAAGACATGGTATCGCTGCTCGAACAGCAGCGCGCCGCCTTTTTATGGGTCGGTGCGCCGAACCTGCGCGATCGCAAGGCAAAGCTGGCCGGCCTCCGCGCCGCCGTCCTCGCCTGTCGTGCGCACATCGGCGAGGCAATCAGCGCCGACTTCGGCCATCGCTCGCGCCACGAGACCGACATCATGGAGGTTATGGGCGTCATCCAGACGATCGACTATCTGACCCGTAACCTGAAGCGCTTCATGAAGCCGGAGCGGCGGCATGTCGCGCTGCCCTATCGTGCAGGCCGTGCCTGGGTGGAGTATCAGCCCAAGGGTGTGATCGGCGTCATGGCGCCCTGGAACTATCCCTTCTCGCTGACGATCATCCCGCTTGTCACCGCGCTGGCGGCCGGCAACCGGGCGATGTTGAAGCCGTCCGAACTCATGCCGCGCACCAGCGAGGTAATCCGGCAGATGCTGGCTGACGCATTTTCGGAGGATGAGGTCGCCGTCGTCCTCGGCGGCCCTGAGGTTGGCGCCGCCTTCAGCGCCTTGCCCTTCGATCACCTCTTCTTCACCGGCAGTACCCAGGTCGGCCGCAAGGTGATGCAAGCGGCCAGCCACAATCTCGTGCCCGTCACGCTGGAACTGGGTGGCAAGAGCCCGGCGATCGTTGCGCGCGGTAGCGTCAACGCGCGCAGCATCGAAAGCATCGTGTTCGGCAAGCTGTCGAACGCTGGCCAGACCTGCGTCGCGCCGGATTATGCTCTGGTGCATGAGGATGATCTGGACATCTTCGTCACGCTCTATGACAAAGCTGTCTCGCGCATCTATCCCGATGGTCCGACCGGCAGGGATTACGTTTCGATCGTTAGCGACAGGCACTATGATCGCCTGAAGGGCCTGGTTGAGGATGCACGGAATGCCGGTGCCCGCATCGTTGAAGCGGGGCGTAAGCCTGAAGCGGCAGTTGAGCGCGGCAGGACAATCGCTCCGACCCTCGTCATCGGTGCCGACGACGGAAGCGCGATCATGCGAGAAGAGATTTTCGGTCCGATCCTGCCGGTGCGCACCTACCGTTCGATCGACGAGGTGATCGGCCATGTGAACGGCAGGCCACGCCCGCTCGCGCTCTATTATTTCGGACCTGAGGACGCGGATTGCGCGAAGCTGCTGGCATCGACGACATCAGGCAATGTCGGCATCAACAACACACTGCTGCACGTCGCGCAGGATGACTTGCCGTTCGGAGGAATCGGACCGAGCGGCATGGGCGCCTATCATGGGATTGAAGGCTTCCGAACGATGAGCCATGCCAAGGGCGTGTTCGCGCAAAGCCGATGGAACCTGCCCAGCCTGCTTCGTGCGCCCTATGGCCGATTGGCGGATTGGACACTGAGATCCATGTTTGGGCCAACTGCGAAATAG
- a CDS encoding AraC family transcriptional regulator, translating to MRHATSTSPRFVPASAMVVLLDTLADIGGDVRGVLKRSGLGLLEREARQGRAMLIPRAAFAQLASDCVLALHDESCRKNGLKPFPVRNHRILLMAMLGCSTLREAVGIMTDFYAMLGERSAQWIVMIDGNVVNFALDRRTREKSIAEFLISLFSLASYHRILGWVIGEEVPLIDVTLAFPDMLDETGLQDLFSINPRFGQPKDSFSFAGHYLDWPIARKPSEIDDLFALFPFDLLPPDYGTETLSQRLVSAMRASLSMGEGIPGIQTMARMFGLTPATLRRRLAREGVSLVELRTHCRRDLAMTMLAGTNLTVREIASRLQYADVATFRRAFLGWTKTTPSAWRIANCLLDGTSVSALGTLPQ from the coding sequence GTGCGTCACGCGACTTCGACATCGCCACGGTTTGTTCCGGCCTCGGCCATGGTTGTGCTACTCGATACATTGGCGGATATCGGAGGCGACGTTCGAGGCGTGCTCAAGCGCTCGGGCCTTGGCCTGCTCGAACGTGAAGCACGTCAGGGGCGGGCGATGCTCATTCCGCGGGCAGCCTTTGCTCAGCTGGCGTCGGATTGCGTACTTGCCCTGCACGATGAGAGTTGTCGCAAGAACGGGCTCAAACCCTTCCCGGTCCGTAATCATCGCATATTGCTGATGGCCATGCTGGGATGTTCGACGTTACGTGAGGCAGTGGGGATCATGACTGATTTCTACGCGATGCTCGGTGAACGCTCGGCGCAGTGGATCGTCATGATCGATGGAAATGTGGTCAATTTCGCGCTGGACAGGCGAACGCGCGAAAAGAGCATTGCCGAATTTCTTATCTCGTTGTTCTCGCTAGCCTCCTATCATCGAATCCTCGGCTGGGTGATCGGTGAGGAAGTACCCCTGATTGATGTGACGCTGGCCTTTCCTGACATGCTGGATGAAACCGGCCTCCAGGACCTGTTCAGTATCAATCCCCGTTTCGGCCAGCCGAAAGACAGTTTTTCCTTCGCCGGACATTATCTGGACTGGCCGATTGCCCGCAAGCCATCCGAAATCGATGATCTGTTCGCATTGTTCCCGTTCGATTTGCTACCGCCGGACTATGGGACCGAGACATTATCGCAGCGTCTGGTGAGCGCCATGCGCGCGTCGCTGTCGATGGGAGAGGGCATTCCCGGGATACAGACAATGGCGCGGATGTTTGGCCTTACCCCGGCAACATTGCGTCGCAGGCTTGCGCGCGAAGGCGTTTCGCTGGTTGAGCTGCGTACCCATTGTCGCCGAGATCTGGCGATGACCATGCTGGCGGGAACCAATCTCACCGTGAGGGAGATCGCGTCGCGCCTGCAATATGCCGATGTGGCAACTTTCCGTCGAGCCTTTCTTGGTTGGACGAAGACGACGCCGAGCGCCTGGCGGATAGCAAATTGTTTGCTTGATGGTACGTCGGTATCTGCGTTGGGAACTCTTCCGCAATAA
- a CDS encoding arylsulfatase, with protein MVTDSYQGRIRIRLRPVAASIALGAFLWASMPAQAVPSSRPDTPRPVSVQQQSSRPNIVVILLDDVGFAASERFGGAVRTPALDSLAASGITYNRFHTTSVCSPTRAALLTGRNAHRVGAGTVVEYPHPGYDWSWPKSTATVARVLLDNGYNTAAFGKWHNTPIAEISPVGPFDRWPTGLGFQHFYGFMQGEDSQWEPLLYNDTTAVDPPRPAKGEYHFAADITDRAINWLQTQASLASNRPYFLYYAAGGAHAPHHVAKEWIDKYRGRFDGGWDKYREEVFARQKKMGVIPHDTTLTPRPAELPAWNTLSADQKRLYVHQMEVFAGFLEYTDHEIGRLIEQVRQGPNGNNTLIFYIVGDNGASGEGAIDGSDVGLANIIYGLPSPVDEQLSHVDQLGSKLYDNHYSAGWAWATATPFRWMKRVASFFGGTRNPMVVSWPDGIKTDARPRSQFTDVNDIAPTIYDAAGIRAPDSVDGVAQQPLDGVSFAYSFDNPSAPSQHRVQYFEETGNRAIYQDGWIATVRRSVPWQLSCKPDFSTDSWELYDIEKDFSQAHDVAAQNPEKLKALQALFEREARANHVYPMQDGCIVKTAGSQPIDGKSAPAAPPSHFVYHAGMARLPVAKAPNFLKSHRITADVDIPPAGAEGVLLTNGGRYGGFTLYAKDGRLFYASNFFGKSAAIMEAPLPTGSLEIAYDYDREDPKLFGGGTGRLLVNGKAVALHRFDRIGAPAQFGSMGIGRSHGGPVVDAYDGAFSFTGTIKRITVDVK; from the coding sequence ATGGTGACTGACAGCTATCAAGGACGAATCCGTATCCGCTTGCGCCCGGTGGCGGCAAGCATTGCCTTGGGCGCGTTCCTGTGGGCGTCGATGCCGGCCCAGGCCGTCCCGTCATCGCGGCCCGACACGCCTCGGCCTGTGTCGGTGCAACAACAATCGTCCCGTCCCAATATCGTCGTTATCCTGCTGGACGATGTCGGCTTCGCTGCGAGCGAGCGGTTCGGCGGAGCGGTACGAACGCCTGCCCTGGACAGTCTGGCAGCCAGCGGGATCACCTACAACCGCTTTCACACCACCTCGGTCTGCTCACCCACGCGGGCCGCTTTGCTGACAGGCCGCAATGCCCATCGTGTGGGCGCGGGCACTGTCGTCGAATATCCCCATCCGGGCTATGACTGGTCCTGGCCGAAAAGCACTGCAACAGTGGCTCGGGTGCTGCTCGACAATGGCTACAACACAGCTGCCTTCGGTAAATGGCATAACACGCCAATTGCGGAAATCAGCCCCGTCGGACCGTTCGACCGCTGGCCGACCGGCCTTGGTTTCCAACATTTCTACGGCTTCATGCAGGGCGAAGACAGCCAGTGGGAGCCGCTGCTGTATAATGACACCACGGCAGTCGACCCGCCCAGGCCGGCAAAGGGCGAATATCATTTCGCCGCCGACATCACCGACCGGGCGATCAACTGGTTGCAGACACAGGCATCGCTTGCCTCAAACCGGCCCTATTTTCTCTATTATGCGGCGGGCGGCGCGCACGCTCCCCATCATGTCGCCAAGGAATGGATCGACAAATATCGGGGTCGTTTCGACGGCGGATGGGACAAATATCGAGAGGAGGTGTTCGCCCGCCAGAAGAAGATGGGCGTGATCCCGCATGACACGACGCTGACACCGCGCCCGGCCGAACTGCCTGCATGGAACACACTATCCGCCGACCAGAAACGGCTTTATGTTCATCAGATGGAAGTGTTCGCGGGCTTTCTCGAATATACCGATCATGAGATTGGTCGCCTGATCGAACAGGTCCGCCAAGGCCCCAATGGTAATAATACGCTGATCTTCTACATTGTCGGCGACAATGGGGCCAGCGGCGAAGGCGCGATCGACGGGTCGGATGTCGGTCTGGCCAATATCATCTACGGCTTGCCATCGCCTGTGGACGAACAGCTCTCACATGTCGATCAACTCGGATCGAAACTGTACGACAATCATTACAGCGCCGGCTGGGCGTGGGCGACCGCCACGCCGTTCCGTTGGATGAAGCGGGTCGCCTCCTTCTTTGGAGGAACCCGCAACCCGATGGTCGTGTCCTGGCCCGACGGGATCAAGACCGATGCGCGGCCCCGGTCTCAGTTCACTGACGTCAATGACATAGCACCGACCATCTACGACGCCGCTGGTATTCGCGCGCCGGATTCAGTGGATGGCGTCGCGCAACAGCCGCTCGACGGGGTGAGCTTCGCCTATAGTTTCGACAATCCGTCCGCGCCCTCGCAGCACCGCGTCCAATATTTCGAGGAAACGGGAAACCGCGCTATCTATCAGGACGGATGGATCGCCACCGTGCGCCGGTCTGTCCCGTGGCAGCTTTCATGCAAGCCCGATTTCTCGACGGACAGTTGGGAACTCTATGACATCGAGAAGGACTTCTCACAGGCGCATGATGTCGCGGCGCAGAACCCGGAAAAGCTGAAGGCGCTTCAGGCGCTGTTCGAACGGGAAGCACGGGCGAACCACGTCTATCCCATGCAGGATGGCTGCATCGTCAAGACGGCGGGCAGCCAGCCGATCGACGGCAAGAGCGCGCCCGCCGCGCCGCCGTCTCATTTCGTCTACCATGCCGGGATGGCGCGGCTGCCGGTCGCCAAAGCACCGAATTTTCTCAAGTCCCACCGGATCACCGCTGATGTGGACATTCCGCCAGCCGGGGCAGAGGGCGTCCTTCTGACCAATGGCGGTCGCTATGGTGGCTTCACCCTCTATGCCAAGGACGGCAGGCTCTTTTATGCGAGTAATTTCTTCGGAAAGTCGGCCGCAATAATGGAAGCACCGTTACCAACCGGATCGTTGGAGATCGCCTATGACTATGACCGCGAAGACCCAAAGCTATTTGGCGGCGGGACGGGTCGGCTGCTCGTCAATGGCAAAGCGGTTGCGCTGCATCGTTTCGACCGGATCGGCGCACCGGCCCAGTTCGGCAGCATGGGTATCGGCCGGTCGCATGGCGGACCCGTCGTTGATGCCTATGACGGCGCCTTTTCCTTTACCGGCACAATCAAGCGGATCACCGTGGACGTGAAGTGA
- a CDS encoding NADH:flavin oxidoreductase/NADH oxidase family protein encodes MTLFSPLTLPNGAVIPNRIAKAAMEENMADDDHAPSHDLIRLYRAWAEGKAGLIITGNVMVDARAMTGPGGVVLEDDRHLDRFRAWAKAARSGSGHVWMQINHPGRQMPTGLGQETLAPSPVAIDLGAQSKLFPAPRAMTSADIADVERRFIETALLAERAGFTGVEVHAAHGYLLSQFLSPLTNRRQDRWGGSLENRVRLLVDIVRGVRAAVSPGFAVSVKLNSADFQRGGFSPEDARAVIEMLAPLGVDLVELSGGSYEAPAMMGSSRDERTLAREAYFLEFARDIAVVATMPLMVTGGIRRRKVAETVIDSGIAMAGIATALAIEPDLPRHWRNGRTDAPMLRPIRWKNKPLAATAHMSAVKYQLSRLSRGRRPRPGVSPIWALILSQFDGKKRARQYREWIRRRAADTGRASSAHAARLQTCAEARA; translated from the coding sequence ATGACGCTGTTTTCCCCTTTGACGCTGCCCAATGGCGCCGTGATCCCCAACCGCATCGCCAAGGCGGCGATGGAAGAAAATATGGCGGACGACGACCATGCGCCGTCACATGACCTGATCCGCCTCTATCGCGCATGGGCCGAGGGCAAGGCCGGTCTCATCATCACCGGCAATGTGATGGTCGATGCCCGTGCCATGACCGGTCCTGGCGGTGTCGTACTGGAAGATGATCGGCATCTCGACCGCTTTCGAGCATGGGCTAAGGCCGCGCGCTCGGGCAGCGGGCATGTCTGGATGCAGATCAACCACCCCGGCCGCCAGATGCCGACAGGCCTTGGTCAGGAGACGCTCGCCCCGTCGCCGGTCGCGATCGATCTCGGCGCGCAGTCGAAGCTCTTCCCGGCTCCGCGCGCGATGACGTCGGCCGACATTGCGGACGTTGAGCGGCGCTTCATCGAAACGGCTCTGCTGGCGGAGCGTGCCGGCTTCACTGGCGTCGAGGTTCATGCCGCGCATGGCTATCTGCTCAGCCAGTTCCTGTCACCGCTGACCAACCGGCGGCAGGACCGCTGGGGCGGAAGCCTCGAGAACAGGGTACGGCTGCTGGTGGATATCGTGCGCGGTGTTCGCGCCGCCGTATCGCCTGGCTTCGCAGTCTCGGTGAAGCTCAACTCCGCCGATTTCCAGCGCGGCGGTTTTTCGCCGGAGGATGCGCGTGCAGTGATCGAGATGCTGGCGCCACTGGGCGTCGATCTCGTCGAGCTTTCCGGCGGCAGTTACGAGGCGCCTGCGATGATGGGCTCTTCGCGCGACGAGCGAACCCTTGCCCGCGAAGCTTATTTCCTGGAGTTCGCCCGTGATATCGCAGTGGTCGCGACCATGCCGCTGATGGTGACGGGCGGTATCCGCCGCCGCAAGGTGGCCGAAACAGTGATCGACAGCGGCATCGCGATGGCCGGAATCGCCACCGCGCTCGCGATTGAACCGGACCTGCCTCGCCACTGGCGGAACGGGCGGACGGACGCGCCGATGCTGCGGCCCATCCGCTGGAAGAACAAGCCGCTCGCCGCGACCGCGCACATGTCGGCGGTCAAATATCAGCTCAGCCGCCTGAGCCGGGGACGACGCCCCCGGCCCGGCGTCTCGCCGATCTGGGCGCTGATCCTCTCGCAGTTCGACGGGAAGAAGCGCGCGCGCCAATATCGCGAATGGATCAGACGGCGCGCCGCCGACACGGGGCGAGCCAGTTCGGCGCACGCCGCCCGATTGCAGACCTGTGCGGAGGCAAGGGCATGA
- a CDS encoding acetoacetate decarboxylase family protein, producing the protein MTTDTTMVEFGGTEVAIPVGGYYDRFHRQPDLDAVARDPAAGNVDFFRRFPKQKVPSRIGPVWAPNFYYRASSVQLLMLAPLNRLRAMLPVPLEPLRALPGHGLVALTFFSYAVCDNDPYGEVSVAIVIRRPGGRGSNMRELLESMRRRSFFVHVLALPVTTEIARVRGVQGYQLPKWLADIGLEIGVDVRASIATGEGTPDLVLTAPLPKLETVPSQSSMDTNMMVHLIDGRWHQSRVLSNMLTFARRLFPRDVTLSRHGGPLSALLDGLGARTMLRLDVVKDAQFVLNMPTPMGAY; encoded by the coding sequence ATGACCACGGACACGACCATGGTCGAGTTTGGCGGGACCGAAGTGGCGATCCCCGTCGGTGGTTATTATGATCGCTTCCACCGGCAACCGGATCTGGATGCCGTGGCGCGCGATCCCGCTGCCGGCAATGTCGATTTCTTCCGCCGGTTTCCCAAGCAGAAGGTTCCTTCACGCATAGGCCCGGTCTGGGCGCCGAACTTCTACTACCGCGCCAGCAGCGTGCAGTTGCTCATGCTGGCGCCGCTGAACCGACTGCGCGCCATGCTCCCCGTGCCTCTGGAACCGCTGCGGGCGTTGCCGGGCCATGGCCTGGTCGCGCTGACCTTCTTCTCCTACGCGGTCTGCGACAATGATCCCTATGGAGAAGTCTCGGTCGCCATCGTCATCCGCAGGCCAGGCGGCCGTGGGTCGAACATGCGCGAACTGCTCGAATCGATGCGTCGCCGCAGCTTCTTCGTCCATGTGCTGGCGCTGCCCGTCACCACCGAGATCGCACGTGTGCGAGGCGTTCAGGGCTATCAGTTGCCGAAATGGCTCGCCGATATCGGGCTGGAGATTGGCGTGGACGTGCGGGCCAGCATTGCGACCGGCGAGGGTACGCCCGACCTTGTGCTGACGGCGCCGCTGCCCAAGCTGGAGACGGTGCCCTCCCAGTCCAGCATGGACACCAACATGATGGTCCATTTGATCGACGGACGCTGGCACCAGTCGCGTGTCCTGTCGAACATGCTGACATTCGCCCGGCGGTTGTTCCCACGCGATGTGACGCTGTCGCGCCATGGCGGTCCGCTCAGCGCATTGCTCGACGGCCTCGGCGCTCGCACCATGCTCCGGCTCGATGTCGTCAAGGATGCGCAGTTCGTCCTGAACATGCCGACGCCCATGGGAGCCTATTAG
- a CDS encoding alpha/beta fold hydrolase translates to MPFVKTGDGTEIFYKDWGPREAQPLVFHHGWPLSADDWDAQMLFFLGKGFRVVAHDRRGHGRSTQVSEGHDMDHYASDASAVAEHLDLTNAIHIGHSTGGGQVARYVAQHGQPQGRVAKAVLISAVPPLMVKTDGNPDGTPIEVFDGFRAALAANRAQFYFDVPTGPFYGYNREGAEVSQGVIDNWWRQGMIGSAKAHYEGIQAFSETDQTEDLKAITVPTLVMQGDDDQVVPYRTAAIMQDKLLRNSQLKIYAGFSHGMHTANAEVINADLLAFIRG, encoded by the coding sequence ATGCCTTTCGTGAAAACCGGGGACGGGACTGAGATCTTCTACAAGGATTGGGGTCCGAGGGAAGCGCAGCCGCTAGTCTTCCATCATGGCTGGCCGCTGAGCGCGGACGACTGGGACGCGCAGATGCTGTTCTTTCTGGGCAAGGGCTTTCGCGTCGTGGCGCATGACCGGCGCGGGCATGGCCGCTCGACCCAGGTGAGCGAGGGCCATGACATGGATCATTATGCGTCCGACGCCTCCGCCGTCGCCGAGCATCTCGATCTCACCAATGCGATCCACATCGGCCACTCGACCGGCGGCGGGCAGGTCGCGCGCTATGTCGCCCAGCATGGTCAGCCGCAGGGCCGGGTCGCCAAGGCGGTGCTGATCAGCGCGGTCCCGCCGCTGATGGTCAAGACCGACGGCAATCCCGATGGCACCCCGATCGAAGTGTTCGACGGCTTCCGCGCGGCGCTCGCCGCCAATCGCGCGCAGTTCTACTTCGATGTGCCGACCGGCCCGTTCTACGGCTATAACCGCGAGGGCGCGGAGGTATCGCAGGGCGTCATCGACAATTGGTGGCGCCAGGGCATGATCGGCAGCGCCAAGGCGCATTATGAGGGCATCCAGGCCTTTTCCGAGACCGACCAGACGGAGGATCTCAAGGCGATCACCGTGCCGACGCTCGTCATGCAGGGCGACGACGATCAGGTCGTCCCGTACAGGACCGCTGCGATCATGCAGGACAAACTCCTCCGGAACAGCCAGCTCAAAATCTATGCGGGCTTCTCGCACGGCATGCACACGGCGAACGCCGAGGTGATCAACGCCGATCTTCTGGCGTTCATCCGTGGCTGA
- a CDS encoding MerR family transcriptional regulator translates to MNIGELAKRSGLSQSRIRFYESIGLLRVDRKPNGYRTYPTEAVLVLDLIASAQRAGFSLDEIRTLLPTDLEHWEHDALIGTLRAKVADIEALEARLTQSKAHLIAVIADIEAKPDHLSCAANARRVLSRLTDHDADHEEMASDDVRLLDKTHRRQSVKQVRTANIPA, encoded by the coding sequence ATGAACATCGGGGAATTGGCGAAGCGGAGCGGGCTCAGCCAGTCGCGCATCCGCTTTTACGAGAGCATCGGTCTGTTGCGGGTCGATCGGAAGCCAAACGGCTACCGCACATATCCGACGGAGGCCGTGCTGGTACTCGACCTGATTGCGAGCGCACAGCGGGCGGGCTTCAGTCTGGATGAGATCCGCACGCTCCTGCCGACCGATCTCGAGCATTGGGAGCATGATGCGCTGATCGGGACACTGCGCGCCAAGGTCGCCGACATAGAGGCGCTGGAAGCACGGCTGACTCAGAGCAAGGCGCATCTCATCGCTGTGATCGCCGACATCGAAGCGAAGCCCGACCATCTAAGCTGCGCCGCCAATGCCCGGCGCGTCCTATCCCGCCTCACCGATCATGATGCCGACCACGAGGAGATGGCGTCAGACGATGTTCGCCTGCTCGACAAGACGCATCGTCGGCAGTCGGTCAAGCAGGTTCGAACCGCCAATATCCCCGCATAG